Within the Nerophis ophidion isolate RoL-2023_Sa linkage group LG01, RoL_Noph_v1.0, whole genome shotgun sequence genome, the region cagcaacactcagaactgcaataaatagaccaattgaaaggagacacagacacgacacagaataaaccaaaagtagtgaaataaaaatgaaaattatcaacagtatcaatattagttataatttcagcataaaagtgattagaaatccctcattgacattatcagacattttattaaaaatgagaaaaagaatagtgtcacagtggcttaacacttgcataagcttgacaacacagtctccaatttgatttttattaaggatcccccattagctggttgccacaaacACCCACTCGTCTTCGTGGGGTCCACAACTCTAcccaattacaagtaaaagcatataattgtaactacgcaatacagacaaaaaataaaagcgtcaataagaaaacaggcaaacaatttacagtcacagaataattaccatataaatataactacacaatataaaaccaaacataaaatatcAACGCGCAAAGTCAGTAAAAAAACTCtaaaatattactttcattttaaaaacctgtttacgtTTAGTGCCGGTGAGAATttgaggcaggttattccagagcgatacagatctataaatGATTTCCACAAAGCATTCTTGCTGGGACAAGGGAGTACATAATGCCCCTCACTGGACGCTCTTATTATGAATGTGCATAGTGCTACAGTGAACTATTTGGGCCAAGAGAAAAGCAAACAATgcttgtttaatagttaaaacaaatttacgttattgcaatcagttgataaaacattgtcctttacaattataaaagctttttacaaaaatctgcgtttcagggtagatcctgctgaaatcctatgtatttaaTGAATGGAAAATTATCGTTTTCGAatagagaatcgcgttgaattgaaaaaaatcgatattggcttgaatcgtgggacacccaaagattcgcagccctaatgccAACTTTAAAATACCACGGGCAAGACCTTTCCGAGGTGTATCATATGTGGGGGTTCTAAGAGAAACGTGCAAAACTACAATGATTCAtgttgaagtatgagcaataataattttgtttgtttttaaccttcggtttcgacccagttataaaaaataagattatcaaCCAATTAAGAGCctaaactgaacacactgaaagCCAGCTCCTCTACCAATCATCTTGAGCTTCATTTCTCATTTTACCTTATcctgtacaacaacaacaaaataacagacatgtgaggtcaattctGTGTAAaattattcaattaaaaatataaataaaacaatcttatttaggagatgtgttctaatacacCTCAGTAATAGTCAGTTAACACAACAGCCTTTTATTTATACAACTCGAGTttcattttacctttttttaaattgaaatcaaAGGGTGTACTGAAAAAAAAAGATCCAATGGCCCactaaaaatattaaaaccaatattttcatggataaagaaGCTTAACGGGGTACTCCAAAAGATGAGGAACAAATTGAATGATGATGGTTttaagtgtattttacagctcATTTAAGGCATGGTCAAAACTGATgcaacataagagatggtaacataAAGCTAAGACAAGAGGGAGGTtaattgcagcaggcccataattacGATTGAAAACGGTAAatgctaaattttttttttttttttttgcccttgtAGTTTTGGGAAGTCATCAGTGACGAGCACGGCATTGACCCAACCGGCACGTACCATGGTGACAGCGACCTTCAGCTAGACAGGATCAACGTTTATTATAATGAAGCCTCAGGTGGGATTAGATTGAGATATATTTGCGCCATTTTAGTTGGATTCTTGTCTAATTGACATGCAACTGCTTTTCTAGGCGGCAAGTATGTGCCCCGTGCTGTGTTGGTGGATCTGGAACCAGGCACGATGGACTCTGTGAGGTCTGGGCCTTTTGGTCAGGTCTTCAGACCtgacaactttgtttttggtaAGTTGTGGGTTAAACTGGGTGTCTTTTGGTGCCACTGGTGGCTCATTGTCCACTGCCCTCACAGGCCAGAGTGGTGCTGGTAACAACTGGGCCAAAGGTCACTACACGGAAGGGGCGGAGCTGGTGGATTCCGTCTTGGACGTGGTGCGGAAAGAGGCGGAGAGCTGCGACTGCCTCCAAGGTTTCCAGCTCACACACTCCCTGGGCGGAGGCACCGGCTCCGGCATGGGTACTCTGCTCATCAGCAAAATCCGTGAAGAGTACCCGGACCGTATCATGAACACCTTCAGCGTGGTGCCTTCGCCCAAAGTGTCGGACACAGTGGTGGAGCCCTACAACGCCACACTGTCTGTGCACCAGCTGGTGGAAAACACCGATGAGACCTACTGCATCGACAATGAAGCTCTCTACGATATCTGCTTCCGCACCCTCAAGCTCACCACGCCCTCCTACGGCGACCTCAACCACCTGGTCTCCGCCACCATGAGCGGCGTCACCACCTGCCTCAGGTTCCCCGGGCAACTCAACGCCGATCTGCGGAAGCTGGCGGTCAACATGGTGCCCTTCCCCCGTCTGCACTTCTTCATGCCGGGCTTCGCTCCCCTCACCAGCAGAGGCAGCCAGCAGTACAGGTCGCTCACCGTGCCCGAGCTCACACAGCAGATGTTCGACGCCAAGAACATGATGGCCGCCTGCGACCCGCGCCACGGCCGCTACCTCACGGTGGCCGCCATCTTCCGCGGCCGCATGTCCATGAAGGAGGTGGACGAGCAGATGCTCAACGTGCAGAACAAGAACAGCAGCTACTTTGTGGAATGGATTCCCAACAATGTCAAGACGGCCGTGTGCGACATTCCTCCCCGGGGCCTGAAGATGGCCGCCACATTCATCGGCAACAGCACGGCCATCCAGGAGCTGTTCAAGCGCATCTCCGAGCAGTTCACGGCCATGTTCCGGCGCAAGGCTTTCCTCCACTGGTACACGGGCGAGGGCATGGATGAGATGGAGTTCACCGAGGCCGAGAGCAACATGAACGACCTGGTGTCAGAGTACCAGCAGTACCAGGACGCCACCGCCGAGGAGGAGGGAGAGTTCGGCGAGGAGGATGAAGAGGAGATGGCCTAAATGTTTTGTCCTGTCTTCAAAACTTCGACTAGTACTTTCATGCTGAAATTTGTTCAAGTTTTCAGTGTTCTGTCTGTTAATAAAAGTTCTTGTGCACACTctaatcagtggttctcaaccttttttcagcgatgtaccccctgtgaacatttgtgtTGCTCTTTTGTaggtcttgaactatttggggaaaaaaataaatataacccCTCTTAAACAGggcaatactgccatttactgtacataaaatagaatgtaagtatattctacatttaagtgcagtcaaggaacatgccgtagggagtctgttctgaagcccacagtaaagagacggaACTTCTTGTctcctggttattgactccaacccaataaaTTACACCGtagacgagcaaaatgaagaaatacacttgcaagttgcagaacgattggaaacgaatcacatctttaaaacagcacaaatttgtcatgaatattgtccaggatgaagcgacggatgccctgccatagtgatcgagttttttcacaagtccaaaacaagtggttaacagtctggatacatgttacaaaaggtgcaggtaacatcaatgtccttgtatctaaccatcacagtcttcaCAGGGTAATAACGATTATATTAAAAGATATCTctgactttgttggtaagtaaatacctgttacgAACGGACCacgttttgacccaacagatgtcatttacaacgtTATTCCAGAGGGCAATTACGTAGGAGAcagacaatcattttggaataagctgcggatttttttGTTTCTTCTCAGTCATCAATACCATCCACTCCAGCTATGAATTGACTCCTACTTCCTTGAGACGGATTGGACGGTCACAGAATActtggtcagctgtgctgattgatttagtttcagttaaggCATCCATAAACTGAACAGCATCACTTTCACAGTATTGACTATTGTATGTTTTGTAAAATTGAGAACAAAAATTTGCAATCTGTTTTGCATCATTGCAaaccacatcatttattttcaattgaTCAATGGTGTTGTTTAAGCCTGCGATTTTTCTAAATGAAAGAAATACGCGGAATTTTGGTCACTTTCCTCCAGCCATTGTTTCCTAGATGTTACATAGGCTCTTTCTGcttttgatacattttgtctaTTTTGGTTTTCTAAGAGACTTTTTTCTTCTGCTGACATATTATCTGGACATACAGAGGATAATGCAGTAATAATGGAAATCACATTTTCTTCCTCAGAACGCTTATTCTTAGCTAGATTACTTCAATATTTTCTAATAA harbors:
- the LOC133550878 gene encoding tubulin beta-1 chain isoform X1, with the translated sequence MREIVHLQAGQCGNQIGAKFWEVISDEHGIDPTGTYHGDSDLQLDRINVYYNEASGGKYVPRAVLVDLEPGTMDSVRSGPFGQVFRPDNFVFGQSGAGNNWAKGHYTEGAELVDSVLDVVRKEAESCDCLQGFQLTHSLGGGTGSGMGTLLISKIREEYPDRIMNTFSVVPSPKVSDTVVEPYNATLSVHQLVENTDETYCIDNEALYDICFRTLKLTTPSYGDLNHLVSATMSGVTTCLRFPGQLNADLRKLAVNMVPFPRLHFFMPGFAPLTSRGSQQYRSLTVPELTQQMFDAKNMMAACDPRHGRYLTVAAIFRGRMSMKEVDEQMLNVQNKNSSYFVEWIPNNVKTAVCDIPPRGLKMAATFIGNSTAIQELFKRISEQFTAMFRRKAFLHWYTGEGMDEMEFTEAESNMNDLVSEYQQYQDATAEEEGEFGEEDEEEMA
- the LOC133550878 gene encoding tubulin beta chain isoform X2 → MDSVRSGPFGQVFRPDNFVFGQSGAGNNWAKGHYTEGAELVDSVLDVVRKEAESCDCLQGFQLTHSLGGGTGSGMGTLLISKIREEYPDRIMNTFSVVPSPKVSDTVVEPYNATLSVHQLVENTDETYCIDNEALYDICFRTLKLTTPSYGDLNHLVSATMSGVTTCLRFPGQLNADLRKLAVNMVPFPRLHFFMPGFAPLTSRGSQQYRSLTVPELTQQMFDAKNMMAACDPRHGRYLTVAAIFRGRMSMKEVDEQMLNVQNKNSSYFVEWIPNNVKTAVCDIPPRGLKMAATFIGNSTAIQELFKRISEQFTAMFRRKAFLHWYTGEGMDEMEFTEAESNMNDLVSEYQQYQDATAEEEGEFGEEDEEEMA